From Salinicoccus roseus, the proteins below share one genomic window:
- a CDS encoding glutamate synthase subunit beta, with translation MGEFKGFMKHQRKSQSEEDLKARVSNYEAFQHRFCNEDAQEQGARCMECGTPFCQTGVGVGKETVGCPIGNYIPEWNDLVYKGQFKEAYRRLSETNNFPEFTGNVCPAPCESSCVLSINNDPVAIKGIERTIIDEAFEQGWVEPRTPNHRLDTRIAIIGSGPAGLTAADELNSWGHNVDIYERDIKPGGLLRYGIPNMKLDKDVVERRVELMEAAGVKFICDVNVGKDVTYEELDEKYDAIIVATGARKQRDLKLEGRQSKDIQFAMDYLTEQTQHQFGEIEEPSITAKDKHVIVIGGGDTGADCVAMSLREGCKSVFQLNKYDRLPDKVDGNPFWPLQKQVFKLDYAHAEYEGAFGQEPRAYGVQTMAYDVDFVGDLKGLNTQVLSQQPLNDITMEDQERYFKADLVLLSIGFEGVESELPKAFQLQMTHNKIAADDSDYKTNRRKVFAAGDARRGQSLVVWAIKEGREVARQAHKFAVQNKIYS, from the coding sequence ATGGGTGAGTTTAAAGGATTTATGAAACATCAGAGAAAGTCTCAGTCGGAAGAAGATCTGAAAGCAAGAGTTTCGAATTATGAGGCGTTCCAGCATCGCTTCTGCAACGAAGATGCTCAGGAGCAGGGGGCACGCTGCATGGAATGCGGCACACCGTTCTGCCAGACGGGAGTCGGTGTCGGGAAGGAGACCGTCGGCTGCCCGATAGGCAACTACATTCCAGAATGGAACGACCTTGTCTACAAAGGACAGTTCAAGGAGGCCTACAGACGCCTTTCTGAAACGAACAATTTCCCGGAATTTACGGGGAATGTATGTCCGGCGCCATGCGAATCTTCATGTGTGCTCTCCATCAACAACGATCCTGTCGCAATCAAGGGCATCGAGCGCACGATCATCGACGAAGCCTTCGAACAGGGCTGGGTCGAGCCGAGGACGCCGAACCATAGGCTGGATACACGTATTGCCATCATCGGGAGCGGACCTGCGGGCCTGACTGCCGCAGATGAACTGAACTCATGGGGGCATAATGTCGATATCTATGAAAGGGACATCAAGCCCGGCGGCCTGCTCAGATACGGTATTCCAAACATGAAGCTGGATAAGGATGTCGTGGAACGCAGGGTGGAACTGATGGAGGCGGCAGGTGTGAAATTCATCTGTGATGTCAATGTAGGTAAAGATGTGACGTATGAAGAACTTGATGAAAAGTACGATGCGATCATCGTTGCAACGGGTGCACGCAAGCAGAGGGACCTGAAGCTTGAAGGCAGACAGAGCAAGGATATCCAGTTCGCGATGGACTACCTGACTGAACAGACGCAGCACCAGTTCGGTGAAATCGAAGAACCGAGCATCACGGCTAAGGACAAGCATGTCATCGTCATCGGTGGCGGGGATACCGGAGCCGACTGTGTAGCGATGTCCCTGAGGGAAGGGTGCAAATCCGTCTTCCAGCTGAACAAATATGACCGTCTGCCAGACAAGGTGGATGGCAACCCGTTCTGGCCGCTCCAGAAGCAGGTGTTCAAGCTCGACTATGCGCATGCTGAATACGAGGGCGCATTCGGTCAGGAGCCACGTGCCTACGGTGTTCAGACGATGGCATATGACGTGGATTTCGTCGGCGACCTGAAAGGGCTCAATACACAGGTGCTCAGCCAGCAGCCCCTGAATGATATCACCATGGAAGACCAGGAACGCTATTTCAAGGCGGACCTTGTGCTCCTCTCCATCGGTTTTGAAGGTGTGGAGAGCGAATTGCCGAAAGCATTCCAGCTGCAGATGACGCATAATAAGATTGCAGCCGACGACAGCGACTACAAGACGAACAGACGGAAAGTCTTCGCTGCCGGAGATGCAAGGCGTGGACAGAGCCTCGTCGTGTGGGCGATCAAGGAAGGGCGCGAAGTTGCACGTCAGGCACATAAATTTGCAGTCCAGAATAAAATATATTCATAA
- the gltB gene encoding glutamate synthase large subunit, producing MSLYQPIKQEGLYHFMNEHDACGIGFYANMDNVRSHGIVIKSLEMLERLDHRGGVGADGITGDGAGIMTEIPHALLQEEVEELPEFGRYSVGMYLIDSQASLETFREVVQQTVEAEGFNVITFRELPVDEGALADNVRETLPQFLQVITDCSDALDLYFMRKMIEQALEAADVEHYVASFSNETIVYKGWLRSDQIRQFYMDLSDPRYVSKFGSVHSRFSTNTFPSWARAHPNRLLMHNGEINTIKGNSNWMKARTKQWLVDTFGEKGKRVEAIIDESGSDSAIVDNVMEFLSLSMPPEQAAMIMIPEPWKYQDYDNPVIKDFYEFYSYLMEPWDGPTMISFCDNHKLGALTDRNGLRPGRYYVTKSNEIIYSSEVGVVDVEESEILYKGQLSPGKLLLVDFDQSKIIENDELKHGIATSRPYSEWMSQKRSEKVEPAPFKRNSVDKDTLHNVLVRFGYTKEDIEKYMKPLTSQVKDPIGAMGFDQPLAFLSSHSKLLFDYFKQHFAQVTNPPLDSYREKIVTSEITYLGREGHLLDPGVKAVDRVQLELPVIDGRVLAREDVKRLGIAEIDITYTGALKDALSDIQNQAAELAEKHGVLVLTDARILEEEERYAIPSLLATSAVHQALIGDERRTLTSIVVKTAEVREVHHVATLIGFGANAVYPHIAQETLISVSEGDETVVGTYNKALTEGLIKVMAKMGISTVQSYHGAQVFEAVGIGKSVMDQYFGSAVSKIGGLSIEDIDYRNKKMQDRRLEYLESGTRFQWRQQGEDHVINPNSIRLLQAACRTNDKQAYEEYRENMHDSHHSSIRHLLKFKSRRPIPVDQVEPKEEIVKRFKTGAMSFGSLSQEAHETLAEAMNQIGGRSNSGEGGENPERFEPKSDGRNLNSAIKQVASGRFGVNSEYLNSAKEIQIKVAQGAKPGEGGQLPGQKVYPWVAEIRNSTPGVGLISPPPHHDIYSIEDLAQLIHDLKNANKEADISVKLVAKNGVGTIAAGVAKAYADKIVISGFDGGTGASPLTSIQHAGLPWELGLTEAHQTLQLNGLRSRVTLETDGKLMTGRDVAIACALGAEEFAFATAPLVVLGCVMMRVCHKDTCPVGIATQNGDLRKLYTGKAEHVINFMHFIAEDIREILAELGLKSMDDLVGAVEHLEVDKEKTANHHLGELDLSPILTPIDGDRRKVDMQKHPFEWSLDDLNLLPDFKEKIEAGESHEAAYHVKNRHRNIGTQLGSLITKTWGMEALDHDTYKVNTFGHGGQSYGAFIPQGLTMHHVGDLNDYVGKGISGGRVVVQAPVKERSRDIIAGNVCLYGAIKGQVFINGVAGERFGVRNSGAEVVVEGIGDHGLEYMTGGRVVIIGDIGKNFAAGMSGGIAYIINEKSVIENQVNMNHEMIEVGLVEDREEMEKVKHLLYGHQYFTNSQRAQESIEKIESGEIEVIKVIPVEYRKMQQRIRYGLENSYSLKDAELKAFNGELTVEDKELEKMNIF from the coding sequence ATGAGTTTGTATCAGCCAATCAAACAAGAAGGTTTATATCATTTCATGAACGAGCATGATGCATGTGGCATTGGATTCTATGCCAACATGGATAATGTGCGCTCCCATGGAATTGTCATCAAATCTCTTGAAATGCTCGAGAGATTAGATCATCGAGGAGGTGTCGGTGCTGACGGCATCACTGGTGACGGTGCTGGTATCATGACAGAAATTCCGCATGCACTTCTGCAGGAGGAAGTGGAAGAACTGCCGGAATTCGGTCGCTATTCTGTCGGGATGTACCTGATCGATAGTCAGGCATCTCTTGAAACTTTCAGGGAAGTTGTGCAGCAGACGGTGGAGGCTGAAGGGTTCAATGTAATCACCTTCAGGGAACTTCCGGTCGACGAAGGCGCCTTGGCGGATAATGTCAGGGAGACGCTGCCGCAATTCTTGCAGGTGATTACGGACTGCAGTGATGCCCTCGACCTCTATTTCATGAGGAAAATGATCGAGCAGGCGCTTGAAGCGGCAGATGTCGAGCATTATGTCGCTTCCTTCTCCAATGAGACGATTGTCTACAAGGGCTGGCTGCGTTCTGATCAGATCAGGCAGTTCTATATGGATCTCAGTGATCCGCGCTATGTATCGAAGTTCGGTTCCGTCCACTCCCGTTTCAGCACGAATACATTCCCGAGCTGGGCAAGGGCCCATCCGAACCGTCTCCTGATGCACAATGGTGAAATCAACACCATTAAAGGCAACTCGAATTGGATGAAGGCACGTACGAAGCAGTGGCTGGTGGATACATTCGGTGAAAAGGGAAAAAGGGTCGAAGCGATCATTGACGAATCAGGCAGTGACTCCGCTATCGTCGATAATGTCATGGAGTTCCTGAGTCTCTCCATGCCGCCTGAACAGGCAGCGATGATCATGATTCCTGAGCCATGGAAATATCAGGACTATGACAACCCGGTCATCAAGGACTTCTATGAGTTCTACAGTTATCTCATGGAGCCGTGGGACGGCCCGACGATGATCAGCTTCTGCGACAACCATAAGCTTGGAGCGTTGACGGACCGCAACGGTCTGCGACCTGGACGTTATTATGTGACGAAGAGCAATGAAATCATCTATTCCTCTGAAGTCGGTGTCGTTGATGTGGAAGAGTCTGAAATCCTCTATAAGGGTCAGCTCAGCCCGGGCAAGCTGCTGCTTGTCGATTTCGACCAGTCGAAGATCATCGAGAACGATGAACTGAAGCACGGCATCGCAACATCCAGACCCTATAGTGAATGGATGTCCCAGAAACGCAGTGAGAAGGTGGAACCGGCGCCATTCAAACGCAACTCTGTGGATAAGGATACATTGCATAATGTCCTTGTACGCTTCGGATATACGAAGGAAGATATAGAGAAATACATGAAACCTTTGACTTCGCAGGTGAAGGACCCGATCGGGGCGATGGGCTTCGACCAGCCGCTCGCCTTCCTGTCGAGTCATTCAAAACTGCTGTTCGATTATTTCAAGCAGCATTTTGCACAGGTCACCAATCCGCCGCTCGATTCCTATCGTGAGAAGATCGTCACGAGCGAAATCACATACCTCGGCAGGGAAGGGCATCTGCTCGATCCAGGAGTCAAGGCGGTCGACCGTGTACAGTTGGAGCTTCCTGTCATCGACGGACGGGTGCTTGCGCGTGAAGATGTAAAAAGGCTCGGCATAGCTGAAATCGACATCACATATACAGGCGCATTGAAGGATGCACTGTCCGACATCCAGAATCAGGCTGCAGAACTGGCTGAAAAGCACGGTGTGCTTGTACTGACTGATGCGCGTATTCTTGAAGAGGAGGAAAGGTATGCCATTCCTTCACTTCTTGCGACAAGTGCGGTGCATCAGGCATTGATCGGTGACGAACGCCGTACGCTCACGAGCATCGTTGTAAAGACGGCGGAAGTGCGTGAAGTCCACCATGTGGCCACACTGATCGGTTTTGGTGCCAATGCGGTCTATCCGCATATTGCACAGGAAACGCTCATCTCCGTATCGGAAGGGGACGAGACGGTGGTCGGCACCTACAACAAGGCATTGACCGAGGGACTCATCAAGGTCATGGCCAAGATGGGTATCTCGACTGTACAGAGTTACCATGGTGCCCAGGTGTTCGAAGCCGTAGGTATCGGAAAGTCTGTCATGGACCAGTACTTTGGCAGTGCCGTCTCGAAGATCGGCGGGCTGTCAATCGAAGATATCGATTACAGAAATAAAAAGATGCAGGACAGGAGGCTCGAATACCTGGAGTCCGGAACCAGATTCCAATGGCGCCAGCAGGGTGAGGATCATGTCATCAACCCGAATTCCATCCGTCTGCTCCAGGCTGCATGCCGGACGAATGATAAGCAGGCATATGAAGAGTATAGGGAAAACATGCATGACAGCCACCATTCCAGCATCCGCCACCTGTTGAAATTCAAATCCAGAAGACCGATTCCAGTCGATCAGGTGGAGCCGAAGGAGGAAATCGTCAAGCGCTTCAAGACGGGTGCCATGAGTTTCGGTTCCTTGTCCCAGGAAGCCCATGAGACACTTGCCGAAGCGATGAACCAGATCGGTGGACGCAGCAACAGTGGTGAAGGCGGAGAGAATCCGGAACGGTTCGAACCGAAATCGGACGGCAGGAATCTGAACAGCGCCATCAAGCAGGTGGCCTCCGGCCGCTTCGGCGTGAACAGCGAATACTTGAACAGTGCGAAGGAGATCCAGATCAAGGTGGCCCAGGGGGCGAAGCCGGGTGAAGGTGGACAGCTGCCGGGGCAGAAGGTCTATCCTTGGGTGGCTGAAATCAGGAACTCCACACCAGGTGTCGGACTCATTTCACCACCGCCGCACCACGATATCTATTCAATCGAAGATCTGGCACAGCTGATACATGACCTTAAGAATGCCAACAAGGAAGCGGATATTTCCGTGAAGCTGGTTGCCAAAAATGGTGTCGGAACGATTGCTGCGGGTGTTGCGAAAGCCTATGCAGATAAAATTGTCATCAGCGGGTTCGATGGCGGTACCGGCGCTTCGCCGCTGACAAGCATCCAGCACGCCGGTCTGCCTTGGGAACTCGGCCTGACGGAAGCGCATCAGACGCTGCAGCTCAACGGTCTGAGATCCAGGGTTACCCTCGAGACGGATGGCAAGCTCATGACGGGCAGGGACGTTGCGATCGCATGTGCACTCGGTGCCGAGGAATTCGCGTTCGCGACAGCACCGCTAGTCGTACTCGGCTGTGTCATGATGCGTGTATGCCATAAGGATACGTGTCCGGTCGGCATCGCCACACAGAATGGCGATCTGCGTAAGCTGTATACCGGAAAAGCGGAACATGTCATCAACTTCATGCACTTCATTGCTGAGGATATCCGGGAAATTCTGGCGGAACTCGGCCTGAAGTCCATGGATGACCTGGTCGGTGCCGTGGAGCACCTGGAAGTGGACAAGGAGAAGACGGCGAACCATCATCTCGGTGAGCTTGATCTGTCACCGATACTGACGCCTATCGATGGGGACAGAAGGAAAGTCGACATGCAGAAGCACCCATTCGAATGGTCGCTTGACGACCTCAACCTTCTGCCTGATTTCAAGGAGAAGATCGAAGCGGGAGAATCGCACGAAGCAGCCTACCATGTCAAGAACAGGCACAGGAACATCGGTACACAGCTCGGCAGCCTGATCACGAAGACCTGGGGTATGGAGGCGCTCGACCATGACACATACAAGGTCAATACGTTCGGCCATGGCGGCCAGAGCTATGGTGCCTTCATTCCACAAGGGCTGACGATGCACCATGTGGGTGACTTGAACGATTATGTCGGCAAAGGCATATCCGGCGGCCGCGTCGTCGTCCAGGCACCGGTCAAGGAAAGAAGCCGGGACATCATCGCCGGCAATGTCTGCCTGTATGGTGCCATCAAGGGCCAGGTGTTCATCAATGGTGTTGCCGGAGAGCGTTTCGGAGTCAGGAATAGTGGCGCGGAAGTGGTCGTTGAAGGTATTGGAGACCACGGTCTCGAGTATATGACAGGCGGCCGCGTAGTGATCATAGGGGATATCGGGAAGAATTTCGCTGCAGGCATGAGCGGGGGTATCGCATATATCATAAATGAGAAGTCGGTCATCGAAAATCAAGTCAACATGAACCATGAAATGATCGAAGTCGGTCTAGTTGAAGATCGTGAAGAAATGGAGAAGGTGAAGCACCTGCTCTACGGACACCAGTACTTCACGAACAGCCAGAGGGCGCAGGAGTCGATCGAAAAAATTGAATCCGGCGAAATTGAAGTCATCAAAGTCATTCCTGTCGAATACAGGAAGATGCAGCAGAGGATCAGGTACGGCCTCGAAAACAGCTATTCCCTGAAGGATGCAGAACTGAAGGCATTCAATGGGGAACTGACGGTTGAAGATAAAGAACTTGAGAAGATGAATATATTCTAG
- a CDS encoding LysR family transcriptional regulator: protein MEIKQLKYFIETARQEHMTEAALSLNVAQSALSRQIGLLEEDLGVKLFKRVGRNIKLTDEGKIFFEDALTIIESVEKSREKLNEEVIQKKHTLNIHLTRSDMTSKVLQSLNQFLRQEADIEFNIHTLDESAIEDRLMDETLDIVISAQRSEDPLIQSALLFEQNYHYVFRESNRIQLPVQASLNELEEFPLITFQPVFDISHMFKKQSIGIYQDMTIIQHLLIEHAHVAILTHEEAKQLTYSYPKFTVHSLNHLNIKHPMYVSMRKDNQKPFVKKWYSHLRQTFSPLFNPYSD, encoded by the coding sequence ATGGAGATCAAACAACTGAAATACTTCATCGAGACCGCCAGACAGGAACATATGACAGAAGCCGCCCTGTCCCTGAACGTCGCGCAGTCGGCACTTTCACGGCAGATCGGCCTGCTTGAGGAAGACCTCGGGGTCAAACTGTTCAAAAGGGTCGGCCGCAACATAAAATTGACGGATGAAGGGAAAATTTTTTTCGAGGATGCATTGACCATCATCGAATCGGTGGAGAAATCAAGGGAGAAGCTCAATGAGGAAGTCATCCAGAAAAAACATACGCTGAACATCCATCTCACCCGCTCCGACATGACATCCAAAGTGCTCCAGTCCCTGAACCAGTTCCTGAGACAGGAGGCGGACATCGAGTTCAACATCCATACACTGGACGAATCGGCCATTGAAGACAGACTCATGGACGAAACACTCGATATCGTCATATCAGCCCAAAGATCTGAAGATCCGCTCATACAGAGTGCTCTGCTGTTCGAACAGAACTATCATTATGTATTCCGTGAAAGCAACAGGATACAACTGCCGGTCCAGGCTTCCCTGAATGAACTCGAGGAGTTCCCCCTCATAACATTCCAGCCGGTATTCGACATCAGCCATATGTTCAAAAAACAGAGCATCGGGATATATCAGGACATGACCATCATCCAGCATCTCCTGATCGAGCATGCACATGTGGCGATACTCACCCATGAAGAGGCCAAGCAGCTCACATACAGTTATCCGAAGTTCACCGTCCATAGCCTCAACCACCTCAACATCAAACATCCCATGTATGTCAGCATGCGCAAGGATAATCAGAAACCCTTCGTCAAAAAATGGTACAGCCATCTGCGCCAGACATTCAGTCCCCTTTTCAATCCATACTCGGATTAG
- a CDS encoding pyridoxamine 5'-phosphate oxidase family protein, protein MNREEFKNTLKEILDNNNIGTMATIRDNKPMSRYMYFYNDGLTLYTYTRKDTYKIDDLEENPYAHILLGYEEREDKGESYVEILGKASLPEEVTPDVDEMLAKLGNLYQKLKGEDDLQAIKIDIETVRIMNDEDAEPKTVEL, encoded by the coding sequence ATGAACAGGGAAGAATTCAAAAATACATTGAAAGAAATTCTGGACAATAATAATATCGGTACGATGGCAACAATCCGCGACAACAAGCCGATGAGCCGTTACATGTACTTCTATAACGATGGCCTGACGCTCTATACGTACACGAGGAAAGATACGTACAAGATCGACGATCTGGAGGAAAACCCATATGCCCACATTCTTCTTGGATATGAAGAAAGGGAGGACAAGGGTGAGAGCTATGTCGAAATCCTCGGTAAGGCCAGCCTGCCTGAAGAAGTGACCCCGGATGTCGACGAAATGCTCGCCAAGCTCGGCAACCTCTATCAGAAGTTGAAAGGCGAGGACGACCTCCAGGCGATAAAGATCGACATCGAAACGGTACGTATCATGAACGATGAGGATGCGGAACCTAAGACTGTAGAACTATAG
- a CDS encoding tartrate dehydrogenase: MKKIKLAVVPGDGIGTEVVPHALKVLDTIAELHGGLSFEYEHFDYGCDYYLEHGAMMAEDGLERLGQSDSVFLGAVGDISKVPDHISLWGLLLKIRREFELEINVRPAKVFEGIRSPLLNPKDFDLVVVRENSEGEYSSVGGRMYQGENEIAIQNNVFSRRATKQAMEHAFELAKSRRQHVTSATKSNGIFHSMPFWDEVFKETAQKHRGIETTSQHIDALAATFVTHPERYDVIVASNLFGDVLTDIGAAIMGSIGIAPSANLNLNGKHPSMFEPVHGSAPDIVGKEIANPIGQLWTAKMLLDHHGEEEMGTLLLDTMERVTADGFLTPDVGGDKKTGEVTEELIRRLKEK, encoded by the coding sequence ATGAAGAAGATAAAACTTGCTGTAGTGCCGGGTGACGGCATTGGAACGGAAGTCGTCCCGCACGCACTGAAGGTTTTGGACACCATTGCAGAACTGCATGGTGGGCTGTCGTTTGAATATGAGCATTTCGACTATGGATGTGACTATTATCTGGAGCATGGCGCCATGATGGCTGAAGATGGGCTGGAGCGGCTTGGACAGTCGGACAGCGTCTTTCTGGGCGCCGTCGGTGACATTTCAAAAGTGCCGGACCATATTTCCCTATGGGGGCTGCTGCTCAAGATCAGACGGGAGTTTGAACTTGAAATCAATGTACGTCCCGCAAAAGTATTTGAAGGCATCCGGTCCCCCTTGCTGAATCCAAAGGACTTCGACCTTGTGGTCGTGCGTGAGAACAGTGAAGGCGAATACAGTTCCGTCGGCGGGCGGATGTACCAGGGTGAAAATGAAATCGCCATACAGAACAATGTCTTCTCAAGGCGTGCGACAAAACAGGCGATGGAGCATGCGTTCGAGCTTGCGAAATCGAGGCGTCAGCATGTGACGAGCGCAACGAAATCCAATGGGATCTTCCATTCCATGCCATTCTGGGATGAAGTCTTCAAGGAGACGGCACAAAAGCATAGGGGCATTGAAACCACCTCCCAGCACATCGATGCGTTGGCAGCAACATTCGTCACGCATCCGGAGCGCTATGACGTCATCGTCGCAAGCAACCTGTTCGGGGATGTGCTGACCGATATTGGTGCTGCAATCATGGGGAGCATCGGCATCGCGCCATCTGCGAACCTCAATCTGAACGGGAAGCATCCATCCATGTTCGAGCCAGTGCACGGCTCTGCCCCAGACATTGTGGGTAAAGAAATCGCCAATCCGATCGGACAGCTATGGACAGCCAAGATGCTGCTTGATCATCATGGTGAGGAGGAGATGGGAACCCTCCTGCTCGACACGATGGAGCGTGTAACGGCAGACGGCTTCCTGACACCCGATGTCGGCGGCGACAAGAAGACAGGAGAAGTCACTGAAGAGCTGATCAGAAGGTTGAAGGAAAAATAA
- a CDS encoding SLC13 family permease produces the protein MAEKYKDTNGVRWGQAAVFAAAVLLFIAVLIFLPDTVSWPARSTIAIMVFGLVLWAFAPIPIELTSIVIIVLLIVMKPVEMDVILSGFASPAVFLIIGGMMMAVGVNQTLLVKRMTYFLLSLMGKSAKGIYVGFFILMQVQAFFIPATAVRASLMLPILSSIIEETGVDERSNFNKLMYIGAAFGGNVSGAVVLTAAIGNILAVEILRLYEGVSVSYLQWFIYAAPMWFLLVLATMYIVWKCYPPESYSFDKLQVEMKSKYEELGTLSIDEKKCIGILVLTILIWFTESWHGYHPTFGALLAVILMALPVTGFAAWKRMLDINFGMVLLIGATLSLGYSLIESGAIDLLEVLVSPQFVLDVFSNPWLAIPITIIVSQIYHLGVTNVSTAVITLMPVLISLSVQSGVDPVVIVFASAISMLLGFLLIVETMPNVVVHSTGRVSQKDFLWPGLWLTLASIAIMIVIAYTYWRWIGFWP, from the coding sequence ATGGCGGAAAAATATAAGGATACCAATGGTGTAAGGTGGGGACAGGCAGCCGTATTCGCTGCAGCCGTGCTGCTGTTCATAGCGGTGCTCATATTTCTGCCCGACACAGTTTCGTGGCCTGCCAGGAGTACGATCGCCATCATGGTGTTCGGTCTTGTGCTATGGGCATTTGCCCCCATCCCCATCGAACTGACCTCAATCGTCATAATCGTCCTGCTCATCGTGATGAAGCCGGTCGAGATGGATGTAATCCTGAGCGGCTTCGCATCTCCGGCCGTCTTCCTCATCATCGGCGGCATGATGATGGCAGTCGGGGTCAACCAGACGCTGCTTGTAAAGCGGATGACCTATTTTCTGCTCTCACTCATGGGAAAGTCGGCCAAGGGCATCTATGTCGGCTTCTTCATCCTGATGCAGGTGCAGGCCTTCTTCATTCCCGCCACGGCTGTCCGGGCTTCGCTGATGCTTCCGATATTGAGCAGTATTATAGAAGAGACCGGCGTGGATGAAAGGTCCAACTTCAATAAGCTGATGTACATTGGTGCCGCCTTCGGTGGAAATGTCAGTGGCGCGGTGGTGCTTACGGCAGCAATAGGGAACATTCTGGCGGTTGAAATACTGAGGCTGTATGAAGGCGTATCGGTATCCTATCTTCAATGGTTCATATATGCTGCACCAATGTGGTTCCTGCTCGTCTTGGCGACGATGTACATCGTATGGAAATGCTATCCACCGGAATCATACTCATTCGACAAACTTCAGGTTGAAATGAAGAGCAAATATGAAGAGCTGGGCACTCTGTCGATTGATGAAAAGAAATGTATCGGAATACTGGTGCTCACGATACTGATCTGGTTCACCGAGTCCTGGCACGGATATCATCCGACATTCGGGGCACTGCTTGCGGTCATATTGATGGCGCTGCCGGTGACGGGGTTTGCCGCCTGGAAACGTATGCTCGACATCAACTTCGGGATGGTGCTGCTGATCGGGGCTACACTCTCCTTGGGATATTCATTGATAGAGTCCGGGGCCATCGACCTTTTGGAGGTGCTGGTATCACCACAATTTGTTCTCGATGTCTTCAGTAATCCATGGCTCGCCATTCCCATCACCATCATTGTGTCCCAGATCTATCATTTGGGGGTCACCAACGTATCCACGGCAGTCATCACCCTCATGCCTGTTCTGATCAGCCTGTCCGTACAGTCTGGTGTGGATCCGGTAGTCATCGTCTTTGCTTCAGCAATCTCAATGCTGCTCGGATTTCTTCTCATAGTGGAAACCATGCCGAATGTCGTGGTGCACAGTACAGGCAGAGTCAGCCAGAAGGATTTTCTATGGCCGGGACTGTGGCTGACGCTTGCGAGCATCGCAATCATGATCGTCATCGCGTATACTTATTGGAGATGGATCGGTTTCTGGCCATAA